In the genome of Flaviflexus ciconiae, one region contains:
- a CDS encoding ATP-binding protein produces MNADDIIIPFLERDPLARSILLIDSPSVTGVEELVDRGGADLLVYTPSFDERRFVIDMKNQLRRYSQRANLKNQELTRERETFIFSLPLTDDEIMAEIVRGIDECLGYQPRVVLPAGVRLTQEGSDAEEAMLCLSGRVSLERESHAGNVLMHHASTGRVIGLLALSNQRTAFFTSRTTTEVTGIRITFEQLNHVIRTRPETEVLIAVLLIRSLDRRLRRAEDIQIEKVELTAQLEAEQRALQETYTALEEARAELMSQARFATLGELASGVAHEVNNPIAAITRTIAHVTEDITDLVSLLPKKESAAAQSALASAKTSPPLSTREARALKRTFTKKTNDPELASRLILAGLRESDLEGITPKQKDRIRVVEKAASIGTGLRNLRSASSRINSLVDSLRSYARPDGDPLVDVDVNETIEDTLRLTSHRLKSVEVITEFGDLPPISGYPGQLSQVWTNLLTNSADAVADQAGAEVTVTTKRLGSDWIRVTVSDNGTGIPAELLDHIFEPRFTTKSGRIQFGMGLGLTISKTIIERHDGRITLDSGAEGTVATVDLPREGP; encoded by the coding sequence ATGAATGCGGATGACATCATCATTCCGTTCCTGGAAAGGGACCCGCTTGCCAGGTCCATCCTTTTGATCGATAGCCCTTCGGTGACGGGGGTGGAAGAACTGGTGGACCGGGGCGGCGCCGATCTTCTCGTTTACACACCGTCTTTTGATGAGCGCCGGTTTGTTATCGACATGAAGAATCAGCTTCGCAGGTACTCCCAGCGAGCCAATCTGAAGAATCAGGAGCTGACGAGAGAACGGGAGACGTTTATCTTCTCCCTGCCACTGACCGATGACGAGATCATGGCGGAAATCGTCCGCGGCATCGACGAATGCCTCGGATATCAGCCCCGGGTTGTCTTGCCTGCTGGCGTTCGGCTCACCCAGGAGGGCTCAGACGCTGAAGAAGCCATGCTGTGTTTGAGCGGCCGGGTCTCTCTCGAACGGGAATCCCACGCCGGTAACGTCCTCATGCACCACGCCAGCACGGGACGAGTCATTGGCCTGCTTGCGCTGTCCAATCAGCGCACGGCATTTTTCACGTCACGAACAACAACCGAGGTCACCGGTATACGCATCACCTTTGAGCAGCTCAACCACGTGATCCGGACCAGGCCCGAAACCGAGGTCCTCATCGCCGTTCTCCTTATTCGTTCGCTCGACCGGCGGCTGCGCAGGGCGGAGGACATTCAGATTGAGAAGGTCGAGCTCACCGCCCAGCTCGAGGCCGAACAAAGGGCCCTCCAAGAGACCTATACGGCCCTCGAGGAGGCCCGGGCAGAGCTCATGAGCCAGGCCCGCTTCGCCACCCTCGGTGAGCTTGCCTCAGGAGTCGCCCACGAGGTCAACAACCCGATTGCCGCTATCACACGCACAATCGCGCACGTCACTGAGGACATCACAGACCTCGTTTCCCTTCTTCCTAAGAAGGAATCTGCTGCAGCCCAGTCCGCTCTTGCTTCCGCAAAGACCTCTCCCCCGCTATCCACCCGGGAGGCCCGCGCACTCAAGAGAACCTTCACGAAGAAAACAAATGATCCTGAGCTTGCCAGCAGGCTGATCCTTGCGGGCCTGCGGGAAAGCGATCTCGAAGGCATCACCCCGAAGCAGAAGGACCGGATCAGGGTAGTGGAGAAGGCGGCCTCAATCGGAACGGGCCTGCGCAACCTCCGCTCCGCCTCGAGCAGGATCAACAGCTTGGTTGACTCGCTCCGCTCCTATGCGAGACCGGACGGTGATCCGCTTGTCGATGTGGACGTGAACGAAACTATCGAGGACACCCTCAGGCTCACCTCGCACCGGCTCAAAAGCGTCGAGGTCATCACAGAATTCGGCGACCTACCCCCGATCAGCGGTTACCCGGGTCAGCTATCGCAGGTGTGGACGAATCTCCTCACCAATTCAGCCGACGCCGTGGCGGACCAAGCGGGCGCCGAAGTAACGGTCACAACAAAGAGGCTGGGCTCCGACTGGATCCGAGTCACGGTCTCGGACAACGGCACCGGCATACCAGCAGAGCTCCTGGACCACATTTTCGAACCCCGGTTTACGACGAAGTCGGGCCGGATCCAGTTCGGAATGGGATTGGGACTCACCATTAGCAAAACCATCATCGAGCGACACGACGGTCGGATCACCCTTGATTCCGGTGCCGAAGGGACTGTTGCGACGGTCGATTTACCCAGGGAGGGACCATGA
- a CDS encoding SLC13 family permease: protein MSLTKRVGLAVGILAFLFPLFVDIPNLEEPGERMMAIFLLAIVFWITEPIPLVATAVLVIFLEVLMVSTGAIVEAGGSVEALPAADFFAALANPVIILFLGGFMIAEGAEKYRLDRNIASVLLKPFAGSIRMTVLGLMIITALLSMFMSNTATTATMFAVILPILANVDGTKAKAGLGLAIPLSANVGGIGTPVGTPPNAIAVGALAERGYQVSFVDWMILAIPLMLVILFASWLLLCVLFLPKEGKMEVDLGKNWDKSRNAKLFYTVTAITILLWMTEPLHGVSSNIVGFFPVVAMLCLKVMEGSDIKKLDWPVLWLVSGGIALGTGVGATGLDIWLVDSVPWDSFSITMLLFVFAFISLGIANVISHSAAANLLVPLAVSLAVSLDNANVVVLAVIVALACSLGMSLPISTPPNAIAYSTGVVSVKNMAIVGVIVGIVGTLLLVFAMPPLWELMGLV from the coding sequence ATGAGCCTGACAAAGCGGGTAGGCCTCGCTGTTGGAATCCTTGCCTTTCTGTTCCCGCTTTTCGTTGACATCCCGAATCTAGAAGAGCCCGGCGAGCGGATGATGGCAATCTTCCTGCTCGCTATCGTCTTCTGGATTACCGAGCCCATTCCCCTCGTTGCAACAGCGGTTCTCGTGATTTTCCTCGAGGTGCTGATGGTCTCGACCGGGGCCATCGTCGAAGCGGGTGGCTCCGTTGAGGCCCTGCCCGCGGCCGACTTCTTTGCGGCTCTGGCCAACCCCGTCATCATCCTTTTCCTGGGCGGCTTCATGATTGCGGAGGGAGCGGAGAAGTACCGGCTTGACCGAAACATTGCCTCGGTTCTTCTCAAGCCTTTCGCCGGCTCTATTCGCATGACCGTGCTGGGGCTCATGATCATCACGGCCCTGCTCTCTATGTTCATGTCGAACACGGCGACCACGGCAACAATGTTCGCCGTTATTCTCCCGATCCTTGCCAATGTTGATGGCACCAAGGCCAAGGCCGGGCTCGGGCTAGCAATTCCCCTGTCCGCAAACGTTGGCGGTATCGGCACCCCGGTCGGCACTCCCCCGAACGCGATCGCGGTTGGTGCTCTTGCAGAGCGGGGCTACCAGGTCTCCTTTGTTGACTGGATGATCCTGGCGATCCCGCTGATGCTGGTCATCCTCTTTGCCTCCTGGTTGCTGCTGTGCGTACTCTTCCTCCCCAAGGAAGGGAAGATGGAAGTGGACCTTGGTAAGAACTGGGATAAGTCCCGTAATGCCAAGCTCTTCTATACCGTCACCGCTATCACGATCCTGCTGTGGATGACCGAGCCGCTCCACGGGGTCTCCTCGAACATTGTTGGCTTCTTCCCTGTTGTAGCCATGCTCTGCCTCAAGGTCATGGAAGGCTCAGACATTAAGAAGCTTGACTGGCCCGTTCTGTGGCTCGTGTCCGGCGGTATCGCTCTTGGCACCGGCGTTGGCGCAACCGGCCTTGATATTTGGCTTGTGGACTCGGTCCCGTGGGATTCGTTCTCTATCACGATGCTCCTGTTCGTGTTCGCATTTATTTCTCTGGGAATCGCCAACGTCATTTCCCACTCGGCCGCAGCGAACCTGCTCGTTCCTCTGGCGGTCTCGCTCGCGGTCTCCCTCGATAACGCAAACGTTGTCGTCCTTGCCGTTATTGTGGCGCTCGCCTGTTCGCTCGGCATGTCTCTGCCGATCTCCACTCCCCCGAACGCTATTGCTTACTCGACGGGCGTGGTTTCAGTGAAGAACATGGCGATCGTCGGAGTCATCGTTGGCATTGTCGGCACGCTCCTGCTCGTGTTTGCCATGCCACCGCTATGGGAGCTCATGGGATTGGTATGA
- the rpoB gene encoding DNA-directed RNA polymerase subunit beta, protein MAASPLTASASHGRKARVSFAKIKEPMQAPDLLGLQTESFNWLIGSPSWRAGAGPDEKSGLEEIFEEVSPIENSANTMKLSFSEPKLEDPKYTVEMCKEKDLTYSAPLYVKADFYYKETGEIKSQTTFLGDFPLMTPGGTFIINGTERVVVSQLVRSPGVYFESERDKTSDKLIYTSKFIPSRGAWLEFEIDKRDSVGVRVDRKRKQSVTVFLKAWGMTEEEIREEFADYPILIDALEKDTVHTKEEALTDVYRKLRPGEPPSARAGENLLSNLYLSDKRYDLAKVGRYKINKKLGLDPENRGRQLTLEDIVGAIHYILALHADKAEANCGGPNDVQVEFDDIDHFGNRRIRAVGELIQNQVRTGLSRLDRMVRERMTTQEAAAITPSSLINIRPIVAAIKEFFGTSQLSQFMDQNNPLSGLTHKRRLSALGPGGLARDRAGMEVRDVHPSHYGRMCPIETPEGPNIGLIGSLATFARVNSFGFLETPYRKVENGVVTDTIEYLTADDEDRYVIAQATDRLEDDGTFMDEEALCREAGGEPALLAIDQIEYMDVSARQMVSVGTAMIPFLEHDDAHRALMGANMQRQAVPLLRTDAPLVGTGMEQRAAVDAGEVLLSDVAGVVEEASADLIRIATDEGDYRSYRITKFERANQGNCYNQKVVVSEGDRVEVGTILADGPATEDGELALGRNLLVAFMAWEGFNYEDAIILSQRVVTEDMLTSIHIEEYEVDARDTKLGPEEITRDIPNVSEEVLSHLDERGIIRIGAEVNAGDILVGKITPKGETELTSEERLLRAIFGEKAKEVRDTSLRVPHGESGIVIGVREFSAENDDELAADVRQTVRVYVAQRRKITIGDKMAGRHGNKGVISRILPVEDMPFLPDGTPVDIILNPLGVPGRMNLGQVFELHLGWIAANGWDATEARMDGEEWALRLPETAVTGVPGQTVATPVFDGVEPDEIEGLLGATLPNRDGDHMVGQDGKAKLFDGRSGEPFPDEISVGYMYMLKLHHLVDDKIHARSTGPYSMVTQQPLGGKAQFGGQRLGEMEVWALEAYGAAHTLQEMLTIKSDDTVGRVKVYEAIVKGDNIPEPGIPESFRVLIQEMRSLCLNVEALDASGNTINLQDTEDDFRPAEKPAISTGLEDFGAMEF, encoded by the coding sequence TTGGCTGCTTCGCCTTTGACAGCATCCGCTTCGCACGGTCGCAAGGCCCGCGTATCTTTCGCCAAGATCAAGGAGCCGATGCAAGCTCCTGATCTGCTTGGTCTGCAGACCGAAAGCTTCAATTGGCTGATTGGTTCTCCGTCATGGAGGGCCGGCGCAGGACCGGACGAGAAGTCCGGGCTGGAAGAGATCTTTGAAGAGGTCTCGCCGATCGAAAACTCGGCAAACACCATGAAACTGTCGTTCTCCGAGCCGAAGCTCGAGGACCCGAAGTACACGGTTGAGATGTGCAAGGAGAAGGACCTCACCTACTCCGCACCCCTGTACGTCAAGGCAGATTTCTACTACAAGGAAACCGGTGAGATTAAGTCTCAGACCACGTTCCTTGGCGACTTCCCGCTCATGACTCCGGGAGGCACCTTTATCATCAACGGAACCGAGCGCGTCGTCGTGTCGCAGCTCGTTCGTTCCCCCGGTGTGTACTTCGAGAGCGAGCGGGACAAGACGTCCGACAAGCTCATTTACACCTCGAAGTTCATCCCGTCGCGTGGCGCCTGGCTCGAGTTCGAGATCGACAAGCGTGACTCCGTCGGCGTCCGCGTCGACCGTAAGCGTAAGCAGTCGGTGACCGTTTTCCTCAAGGCTTGGGGAATGACCGAGGAGGAGATCCGCGAGGAATTCGCCGATTACCCGATCCTCATCGACGCCCTCGAGAAGGACACGGTCCACACCAAGGAAGAGGCGCTGACCGACGTCTACCGCAAGCTCCGCCCCGGCGAGCCGCCGTCGGCGCGCGCTGGCGAGAACCTCCTCTCGAACCTCTACCTCTCCGATAAGCGCTACGACCTTGCGAAGGTTGGTCGCTACAAGATCAACAAGAAGCTCGGCCTCGACCCGGAGAACCGTGGCCGCCAGCTGACCCTCGAGGACATTGTCGGAGCCATCCACTACATCCTCGCCCTCCACGCCGACAAGGCCGAGGCGAACTGCGGTGGCCCGAACGACGTCCAGGTCGAGTTTGACGACATCGACCACTTTGGTAACCGTCGTATTCGCGCCGTTGGCGAGCTCATCCAGAACCAGGTCCGCACCGGTCTGTCGCGCCTTGACCGCATGGTCCGCGAGCGGATGACGACGCAGGAGGCTGCGGCAATCACGCCGTCCTCGCTGATCAACATCCGTCCCATCGTTGCCGCGATCAAGGAGTTCTTCGGAACCTCCCAGCTGTCGCAGTTCATGGATCAGAACAACCCGCTCTCCGGACTGACGCACAAGCGTCGTCTGTCGGCACTCGGCCCGGGCGGTCTTGCCCGTGACCGCGCCGGCATGGAGGTCCGTGACGTTCACCCCTCGCACTACGGCCGTATGTGCCCGATCGAGACCCCGGAAGGCCCGAACATTGGTCTTATCGGCTCGCTCGCGACCTTCGCCCGCGTCAACTCCTTCGGCTTCCTTGAGACGCCGTACCGGAAGGTAGAGAACGGTGTCGTGACCGACACGATCGAATACCTGACCGCTGACGACGAGGACCGCTACGTTATCGCCCAGGCAACGGACCGTCTCGAAGACGACGGAACGTTCATGGACGAGGAAGCTCTCTGTCGCGAGGCAGGTGGCGAACCCGCACTGCTCGCCATCGATCAGATTGAATACATGGACGTGTCGGCACGCCAGATGGTTTCCGTCGGCACCGCCATGATCCCCTTCCTCGAGCACGACGACGCGCACCGCGCACTCATGGGTGCGAACATGCAGCGTCAGGCCGTTCCGCTCCTGCGTACCGATGCTCCTCTCGTGGGCACCGGCATGGAGCAGCGTGCGGCTGTCGACGCCGGCGAAGTTCTCTTGTCCGATGTTGCGGGCGTCGTCGAGGAGGCTTCGGCCGACCTCATTCGCATCGCAACCGACGAGGGCGACTACCGCTCCTACCGGATCACGAAGTTCGAACGCGCCAACCAGGGCAACTGCTACAACCAGAAGGTTGTTGTCTCCGAAGGTGACCGCGTCGAGGTCGGAACGATTCTCGCTGACGGCCCGGCAACGGAAGACGGCGAGCTCGCGCTCGGTCGCAACCTGCTTGTCGCCTTCATGGCCTGGGAAGGCTTCAACTACGAGGACGCGATCATCCTGTCGCAGCGCGTCGTCACCGAAGACATGCTCACGTCGATTCACATCGAAGAGTACGAGGTTGACGCACGTGACACGAAGCTTGGCCCCGAGGAGATCACCCGGGACATCCCGAACGTCTCCGAAGAAGTCCTGTCCCACCTGGACGAGCGTGGCATCATCCGCATCGGTGCAGAGGTCAACGCCGGCGACATTCTCGTCGGTAAGATCACGCCGAAGGGCGAGACCGAGCTGACTTCGGAAGAGCGCCTCCTGCGCGCCATCTTCGGTGAGAAGGCCAAGGAAGTCCGCGACACGTCCCTGCGCGTCCCGCACGGCGAGTCCGGCATCGTCATCGGTGTCCGCGAGTTCTCTGCCGAGAATGACGACGAGCTGGCAGCCGATGTGCGCCAGACCGTCCGCGTCTACGTGGCTCAGCGCCGCAAGATCACGATCGGTGACAAGATGGCTGGCCGCCACGGCAACAAGGGTGTTATCTCCCGGATCCTTCCGGTTGAGGACATGCCCTTCCTGCCGGACGGCACCCCCGTTGACATCATCCTGAACCCGCTTGGTGTTCCCGGCCGTATGAACCTCGGCCAGGTCTTCGAGCTTCACCTTGGTTGGATCGCGGCGAACGGCTGGGATGCGACCGAGGCCCGCATGGACGGCGAGGAGTGGGCTCTGCGCCTGCCCGAGACCGCGGTGACCGGTGTTCCCGGTCAGACCGTTGCGACCCCCGTCTTCGACGGTGTTGAGCCAGACGAGATCGAGGGCCTCCTCGGAGCGACCCTCCCGAACCGCGATGGCGACCACATGGTTGGCCAGGACGGTAAGGCGAAGCTGTTCGACGGCCGCTCCGGTGAGCCGTTCCCGGATGAGATCTCGGTCGGCTACATGTACATGCTGAAGCTGCACCACCTGGTTGACGACAAGATTCACGCACGTTCCACGGGTCCGTACTCGATGGTTACCCAGCAGCCCCTTGGCGGTAAGGCCCAGTTTGGTGGCCAGCGCCTTGGTGAGATGGAGGTGTGGGCCCTCGAGGCCTACGGTGCCGCTCACACGCTGCAGGAAATGCTGACGATCAAGTCGGACGACACCGTTGGCCGCGTCAAGGTTTACGAGGCGATCGTGAAGGGTGACAACATTCCCGAGCCGGGAATCCCCGAGTCCTTCCGCGTCCTCATTCAGGAAATGCGCTCCCTCTGCCTCAACGTCGAAGCGCTCGATGCTAGTGGCAACACAATTAACCTTCAGGATACCGAAGACGACTTCAGGCCCGCGGAGAAGCCAGCTATCTCCACCGGTCTTGAAGACTTCGGTGCAATGGAATTCTGA
- a CDS encoding response regulator has translation MTLALLILDDEPEVRDALERDLIDAAGILRIEIAADVDEAWEVIDEIHRDGDILAVALCDHRMPGTAGVEFLVEMMGDTRTEKTRKVLVTGQADLADTITAVNAADLDYYIAKPWTQKELHSVVSDCLTDFIDENDINPLPYMRLIDRVRAMTIIRDRGDLGS, from the coding sequence ATGACACTGGCATTACTTATCCTCGATGACGAACCCGAAGTACGGGACGCACTCGAACGCGATCTCATTGACGCTGCCGGAATTCTCCGCATCGAGATAGCGGCCGACGTTGATGAAGCGTGGGAGGTTATCGACGAGATACATCGGGATGGCGATATCCTCGCTGTCGCGCTCTGCGATCACCGCATGCCCGGGACAGCGGGCGTCGAGTTCCTCGTCGAAATGATGGGAGACACCCGCACGGAGAAAACCCGCAAGGTTCTCGTCACCGGTCAGGCCGATCTTGCCGACACGATCACGGCCGTCAACGCAGCCGACCTGGACTACTACATCGCAAAACCGTGGACCCAGAAGGAACTGCATTCGGTTGTCAGCGACTGCCTCACCGACTTTATAGACGAGAACGACATCAATCCGCTCCCCTACATGAGACTCATTGACCGCGTGCGCGCCATGACAATCATTCGCGACCGAGGGGACCTCGGTTCATAG
- a CDS encoding acetylxylan esterase → MAFFDYSLDQLRTYRPDVTEPADFDRFWLDTLSEHPANPEPLERTVCAPHLERLIVEDLSICGFGKMPVKAWFIRPRESSKPLPIVVSFVGYGGGRGLPEEHLHWASAGFAELVIDSRGQGAQWGGGGDTPDIGTIQPSIPGHMTRGIHDPSEYYYRRLYTDAANAIETAQHLDGIDPGLLVTAGGSQGGALALVSATLAGMRGTPVTATIADVPFLANFERAIGLTDAYPYAEITDYLAIKKNMVDQVFETLSYFDVVNFSKRARGRALFSTGLMDPVAPPSTVFAAHNWFAGQAEMEVYRFNAHAGGGIVHTSHAIRWLQGILREG, encoded by the coding sequence GTGGCATTCTTTGACTACTCACTTGATCAGCTTCGCACCTACCGGCCCGATGTGACCGAACCCGCTGACTTCGACCGCTTCTGGCTCGATACGCTGTCCGAGCATCCCGCGAACCCCGAGCCTCTCGAACGCACGGTCTGTGCACCGCACCTGGAGCGGCTGATCGTAGAGGACCTCTCGATTTGCGGATTTGGGAAGATGCCGGTCAAGGCGTGGTTTATTCGTCCCCGCGAGAGCTCGAAACCACTGCCCATCGTTGTTTCCTTTGTTGGGTACGGGGGTGGGCGCGGCCTACCGGAGGAGCACCTGCACTGGGCAAGCGCGGGATTTGCGGAACTCGTTATTGATTCGCGCGGACAGGGAGCCCAGTGGGGTGGGGGTGGTGACACCCCCGACATCGGGACGATACAGCCATCAATTCCGGGGCACATGACGCGAGGCATCCACGATCCATCCGAGTACTATTACCGGCGGCTCTATACGGATGCAGCGAATGCCATTGAAACCGCACAGCACCTCGACGGTATTGACCCGGGGCTGCTCGTGACCGCAGGTGGCTCGCAAGGCGGCGCCCTCGCTCTTGTGTCCGCCACCCTGGCGGGCATGAGGGGAACGCCCGTGACAGCAACAATTGCCGACGTGCCCTTCCTCGCGAATTTCGAACGTGCGATCGGCTTGACCGACGCCTATCCCTACGCGGAAATAACGGATTATCTGGCGATTAAGAAGAACATGGTCGACCAGGTGTTCGAGACTCTCTCCTATTTCGACGTTGTTAATTTCTCGAAGCGAGCTCGTGGTCGCGCATTGTTTTCCACGGGACTCATGGACCCGGTGGCTCCGCCCTCAACGGTCTTCGCTGCCCACAACTGGTTTGCGGGACAGGCGGAGATGGAGGTGTACAGGTTTAACGCGCACGCGGGCGGCGGCATCGTGCACACGTCTCATGCAATCCGGTGGCTCCAAGGAATTCTGCGCGAGGGTTAA